A genome region from Vicinamibacterales bacterium includes the following:
- a CDS encoding aspartate aminotransferase family protein, with the protein MNRSEIIAKHQQFLFPSVATFYAEPLPLTRGEGNFVWDVDGKCYLDFFGGIVTVGIGHCHPKVTAKIAQQVRTLQHTSTFFPHEATVRLAEKMAEIAPGTLSKTYFTNSGTEADETAVLLARLHTGRTEIIALRHGYSGRSQTAMSLTAHANWRLSPVTDSGVVHAHNAYCYRCAFEKTYPECNLLCARDVEELIKTATSGKIAAFIAEPIQGVGGFVTPPKEYFLEISSIIRANGGLIISDEVQTGFGRTGDHWFGIEHWGIEPDIITCAKAMANGTPVGATVTTPEIAASIKGPQISTFGGNPVTAVAALATIEVIEEEGLLANASAMGSELAKGLNQLKTTHAIVGDVRGKGLMQAIELINDAESNEPSPLAMNALLEATREHGLLIGKGGLFGNTVRLSPPLNINKADVDDAIDILDRSLSAVGKTIGANA; encoded by the coding sequence ATGAATCGATCTGAAATCATCGCCAAGCACCAACAGTTCCTCTTTCCGTCGGTTGCCACCTTCTATGCCGAACCGCTGCCGCTCACTCGTGGTGAGGGTAATTTTGTTTGGGATGTCGATGGAAAATGCTACCTCGATTTCTTTGGCGGCATCGTTACCGTCGGCATTGGTCACTGCCATCCCAAAGTGACAGCCAAAATCGCTCAGCAGGTTCGAACACTCCAACACACATCAACATTTTTTCCACATGAAGCAACTGTTCGACTAGCGGAGAAAATGGCTGAGATCGCGCCTGGAACACTGTCCAAGACCTATTTTACGAATAGTGGCACCGAAGCAGACGAAACCGCCGTACTGCTAGCCAGACTCCACACTGGCCGTACGGAAATCATCGCCCTTCGCCATGGCTATAGCGGTCGGTCGCAAACTGCAATGTCCCTAACAGCCCATGCAAACTGGCGACTAAGTCCGGTAACCGATTCAGGCGTGGTGCATGCCCACAACGCCTACTGCTATCGCTGTGCATTCGAAAAGACGTATCCCGAATGTAATCTGCTCTGTGCTCGCGACGTCGAAGAACTCATTAAAACTGCAACGTCGGGAAAAATCGCTGCCTTCATTGCAGAGCCGATCCAAGGGGTTGGCGGTTTCGTGACACCTCCTAAGGAATATTTTCTCGAGATTAGCTCGATCATTAGGGCGAACGGTGGATTGATCATCAGCGATGAAGTGCAGACTGGCTTTGGACGGACAGGTGACCATTGGTTCGGTATTGAACATTGGGGAATTGAACCAGACATCATCACCTGCGCTAAAGCCATGGCCAACGGTACACCAGTGGGGGCTACGGTTACTACGCCGGAAATCGCAGCTTCCATCAAAGGACCGCAGATCTCTACCTTTGGCGGCAACCCGGTTACAGCAGTCGCCGCTCTTGCAACGATTGAGGTTATCGAGGAAGAGGGTCTACTCGCCAACGCTTCCGCCATGGGTAGCGAGCTGGCCAAAGGCCTTAATCAACTCAAGACGACCCATGCGATCGTCGGCGACGTTCGCGGGAAAGGTCTAATGCAGGCAATCGAACTGATAAACGATGCTGAATCGAACGAACCGTCTCCGCTCGCTATGAATGCCCTGCTTGAGGCAACTCGGGAGCACGGCCTTCTCATTGGCAAAGGCGGCCTATTTGGTAATACGGTGCGACTTTCTCCACCACTGAACATCAACAAAGCCGACGTCGATGACGCCATCGATATACTCGACCGCTCACTGAGTGCCGTAGGCAAGACCATTGGAGCCAACGCTTAG
- a CDS encoding HAD-IA family hydrolase, translated as MVVLLAGWCDGPGPIKGSAVLEPPLPYSQLKTLFLDAGNTIVAMELDYIASALKTEGVTCNLSDLRRAEAAARPVVSAALPRLRSTESIDSFEFYIREMLLRTPMTPAVGEEGVVTLAHNMVPLLDRIGRVKFWSSIIPGTLEALSAFRARGLQLVVVSNSDGTVNELLRDVGLREFFDAVIDSHVVGYEKPDPKIFLHALEVVGAGAETTLHVGDLYEADVVGARAAGIHALLLDPYNDWPLVDCERAVDLKELLRRFSGED; from the coding sequence GTGGTCGTTCTTTTAGCGGGCTGGTGTGATGGGCCTGGTCCGATCAAAGGTAGTGCTGTGCTAGAGCCGCCTCTTCCTTATTCTCAGCTGAAGACTCTCTTTCTTGATGCGGGGAATACCATCGTAGCGATGGAACTCGACTACATTGCTTCTGCACTTAAGACCGAGGGAGTTACGTGTAATCTCTCCGACTTACGACGAGCGGAAGCAGCCGCTCGGCCAGTTGTATCAGCGGCATTGCCTCGACTTCGGTCCACTGAGTCGATTGACTCCTTTGAATTTTATATTCGGGAAATGCTCTTACGAACTCCGATGACGCCGGCAGTTGGTGAGGAAGGAGTAGTTACGTTGGCACATAATATGGTGCCTTTGCTCGATCGAATTGGGCGGGTTAAGTTCTGGAGTTCAATCATTCCTGGTACGCTTGAGGCCCTAAGTGCCTTTCGCGCTCGTGGCCTACAACTGGTTGTTGTGAGCAATTCCGATGGCACGGTTAATGAACTTTTGAGGGACGTAGGACTACGCGAGTTTTTTGATGCAGTGATCGATTCCCATGTTGTTGGCTACGAAAAGCCGGATCCAAAGATTTTTTTGCATGCGTTGGAAGTCGTCGGGGCCGGCGCCGAAACCACGCTTCACGTGGGAGATCTATACGAGGCGGATGTTGTTGGTGCCCGAGCTGCGGGCATTCACGCGTTACTGCTGGACCCTTACAATGATTGGCCTTTAGTTGATTGTGAGAGGGCTGTTGATCTTAAGGAACTTCTCCGTCGATTCAGTGGTGAAGATTGA